Genomic window (Ammospiza nelsoni isolate bAmmNel1 chromosome 17, bAmmNel1.pri, whole genome shotgun sequence):
CTCCACCATACTCATGTCTCACTGCTCAAACTCTCACAGCCCTGGGGTCCCTCTGTGCTCTCCTTTTATCTCTCATTGATCCAAATAAGAGAACCCAGCCTGTTTTGTTGCCTTTGGTTTCCCTCTTCAGGGTCTGGACagcctccctcccagcctggctgcgtTCTGCCCTTGGGAACATGGTGTCCTGGTCTATGTGGGCTTtgggctgcagaaggaagctttgttctacagcctgaggaaaaAACAGGTACCTGTCCCCTGCCACgggcagtggggacaggggaggCTGCCCTGTGTGTTACCCTCAGTCCCAGGGGTGGGGTGGGCTCAGGCAGCCGCTCAGGGAACagattttcattttggaaaCTCCCGAGTGTggcccaggtgagcagcagagccctgctcctgcctcaagCTGCatccaggcaggcaggcagtcCCTGATCCCAGCGAGAGGAAGGTGGCTGCTTCCAGAACATCCAACACTCTCTCCATTGTCTCCTGGATGCCTGGGACAGCTTTAGGAGCTGTGCACCCTCAGCCTCCCCATCACCCTCCGTagggctgtggctgcacagctgtggctctgccctcCCCTTTGAGCTGCCCGTGTTTCTCTTGCTGGCCTGCAGGTGCTCAGGAAGATCTCCCTGCCAGCCTTTGCCACGTccctcagcctgtccccagctgcaccTTTCATGGCTCTTGGCTTTAGTGGTGAGTGCTGGGGGTGCCTGGGCCACTCCTTCTTCTGCCAGAGGGGAAACAAGTGTCCTCATTCATCCAAACAAGAGACATGTCCTCAAACCTGGGAGCTACAGtccagggagaggagaaacCTCCAGGAGGCTCCTGGGTCAGAAATGAGACGCATGAGGTCAATCCTCTTGGCCATGGGCGGGGTCTGTCACTGCAATGACTTCCCGGGGTTCTGGACTGTCTCCATTTCTGCAGCCTGTGAGGCAGCAGGGACCTTCCCACAGCATGGGTACAGGCAGAACCctgctcctggcaagggcaccTCAGTCCTGGAGCAGTTTGGGTCTGTCTGTCCTGTCACTCAGCTCAGCGGCTCAACTTCCAGCTCGGCAGCGGGGAGGGAGCCTGGGGAGTGACTGGGAGTGGTGCTTATGTCTGggaaaggacagggacaggggctgggggtgactGGAAATGGCTTCTGGCTGggaaaggacagggacagggggtgaCTGGAAGTAGGGCTTCTGGCTGGGAAAGGACAGGGGCTGGAAGTGACTGGGAATGGTGCTTCTGGCTGGGAGAGGACAGGGAAGGGAGGCTGAGAGGGAATGGTGCTTCTGGCCAGAACAGGACATGAAAAGGGGGTGGGAGGTGACCACAGATGGTGCTTCTGGAAGTGACTAGAGATGGAGAAGGTCTGTGAGTGACAGGGAATGGTCTGGAGGGCGATGGGGGCCAGTGGgaggctcctggcacagccctgagccgCTGCTCTCCCCAGACCGGCTGCTgcggctgcagccctgccccgcCGGGGCCCCTCAGGACTACGCCGGCCATGACGACACCGTGCACCTCTGCCGCTTCGCGCCCTCGGGCCGCCGCCTCCTCACGGCCTCGCACAGCGCCGTGCTCGTGTGGGAGCTGCCGGGCGCCTGAGCCGGGCTGGCCCCGCACCAGCGACGCTTCTCCAGCAGGACAGGCCCCGGCTCCGGCCGCAGCCAGGCCCGAACCGCTCCCCCACGGCTGCAGCGGCTGgcccgcccgcggccccgcccgggCCTGGAATGTGTGTCACGGCCCCGTTCGCCGTTTGTTGCCGTTGAACGTTTTGTTTTCGTTAATAAACCATCCAAAGACCAAGGCTGGAGGTCTGTGTATGCTGgcgccgccagggggcgccgcGCTGCCCGCGCCTCTCTGCGCCGCCGCTCGCTGCTGCGGCCGGAAGCGgggggggccgggccgggcaggcgGCGGCGCCGCCATGAAACGGGACGTGCGGATCCTCCTGCTCGGGGAGGGTGAGGGGGGCACGGGCACGGGGCCGggggaggctcctgcagcccgGCAAGGGGCAGGGGGCACGGGGAGCCCGGGGGAGAGGGTTCTCCTACGAGGGAGGAGTGAGGGCGGGCAGGGGGCCCAGGCGGACCCCCCGTCACAGGCGGGACCAGGAGACAGACTGGGCCCGTCATTGTCACCGGGTGATCCCGGCTTCGGCCGGCGCTCCCACCTGCCGCTGGCCCCCTCAAGCTCTGCCGTGCCGGTGCCCATGTCAACGTCCTCCCTTTATTTCCTAGCCCAGGTGGGGAAGACGTCCCTGATCATGGCTCTGGTGGGAGAGGAGTTTCCTGAAGAGGTGAGTGGGGAGGGGACGCGCACGGCCCCAGCCCAGGCCCCTCGCTGggtgggacagctctgtcccagtgtccccgctggagatggggctgggtgggacagctctgtcctCAGTGTCCCCgctggagatggggctgggtgggacagctctgtcctCAGTGTCCCCGCTGGAGGTGGGACTGTCTGGGAGGTGCTCGCAGCTCACGGGGCTGTGGCAGTCATGGGGCTGGTTCAGGTGAATTCAGTGAGGACCGCAGGGAACTCCAGCTGGGGTGGTGTTTTTCTCAGTTTGTGCTCTGATTCCGACCTGGGGGCTGATTCTGACTTGCAGCTCTCTCTGCCCTGAGGAGGGTGTTGGTGCCTCCCAGGGCCccccttgctgctgctgggggtctctgtcaccagcacagcagggctggcaccaccACAAAGCCCTTGGAAGGggcagctccattccctgcccgCTGCACCCTCTGGAGATGGGTTTggtgctctgagcagagcaTCCAGCCAGATGTGCCCCTCAACATCTGGCTGCCCCAGCATAATTTGGGTAGGGAAATGGGATCAGTCTGTCCAGGCACATTTTCCCTGAGCTTCAGGTGTTTCTCCTGCTGCCCATGTGTGCCCTCCATGGTGTTGTGCTGGGCAGCATCAGCTCAGGGGTTTGAGGGGACCAGCCCTGCACCccttctctgctcccagcccagcccataCAACCAGAGGAGTCCAGGGAGCGTCCAGGGTTTATCTCCACCGGGATCAGGAGCTTggtgtgagggaggcaggtggaagtTCCACCTGGAGGCCACTGCCTGTGCCAAGGCTGGAGTGcagggggctgctgcagcctggtggGCCAAGAGTGGTCCGTGATCCACAGCTcatcctgccctggcagtggcCAAGGCTCTGAAGTCCCTTGTCACCTGTGCTGCTTGGCTGGAGGGGGTGTGCTGCCTTTGCAGGTGCCCCCCCGGGCAGAGGAGATCACCATTCCGGCCGATGTCACCCCTGAGAAGGTCCCCACACACATTGTGGACTACTCAGGTAGGGCCCTGTCCTGCCTGgcttctccccttccctgcctgcccgaGGGCATTGGGACGGGgtggcccagcctgggcaggtgGTGATGGCTTCATTCCCCTTGCAGAGTCGGAGCAGAcggaggaggagctgcaggaggagatcgccaaggtgagcagggctggccgGGATGGGCACAGGAGGCTGTGGTCCCCAGGGGACACATGgctgctcccctcccctccctgttAGCCACCCAGAGAGGCACAGGCAGTTGGTTATCCATGGATTAATGCTCCTGGTTTGTTTAGAGGCTTGTTTAATCCTGCTCTGTCTTGTAAGCTGTTGTGTGTGGCTTGTCCAAGGCCTCCGGGGAGCCTCCAGAAGGCGAGTAGTGGGGGCAGCTCGCTGCCCAcgggaggaggaggcaggagcaaACACTGTGCTCTCAGCCTCAGGATATTCCCCACAGACTCAGAAGAGGGAGGAGCAGTTGCTGGGTTTGGGCAGGACCCCTGCTTAGATCCCTGTGGCTGCCTGATGaagctgtggcacagaggagttaatctgggagctggagctgcaggcgagcactgggcagggagggatgagggagccctcagagcagccatgGAGGAATAATTAAGTTGTCTGGCTGGGTTGGACCCAGCTGCTCTTTGCCCTGGGATTAACCTTGACTCTGCAGACATGAGGACCTTTTAATTATGGATAATAAAACCATTTCTCTCATGTGAGCAAAGCTGTTTAATCTCCCAACCCCGGTGGCTAACAGTCGAGAAGGTGGGCACGGGGGTCCTGCTCCCTCCACCCAGACAGCAGGAGTACATAGAAGCTTTAAATGGCTCCAGGAAATCCTGCCTAAACCCTTGTGTGTCCTCGGATTAGCATTAAACTCTCTGCTGAAAGGACCAGTGATCCCTCCTGTCTGCTTCCGATAAAGCCTCGGTGCTGGCCCTGTCTGCAGGGGTCAGGAGGGGAGGAGAGCTGGGGCatggctgctgtgggagggggGTCTGGGCCAGCAGGcgtgggagcagcagctcctgaggcagAGGAACTTctcccaggagctcctgaggcacaggagctgctcccaggagctcGAGGGCTCGTGCTGAGGGCGCGGGGGGCTGTGTACGTGTCCGTGCTCACGTGCGCTCAGCCCAGCACTTCCCTGGCAGCTCAggcagcattccctgctcccaagtcattccctgctgccctggcattccctgctcccatgtcattccctgctgccctggcattccctgctgtcctggcatTCCCTGCTGCCCTGACATTCTCTGCTTCCATGGcattccctgctgccctggcattccctgctcccatgtcattccctgctgccctggcattccctgcTTCCATGGCATTCCTtgctgccctggcattccttgctGCCCTagcattccctgctcccctggcatTCCGTGCTTCCATggccttccctgctgccctggcattccctgctcccatggCGTTCCCTGCTCCCATGGCgttccctgctgccctggcattccctgctgccctggcattccctgcTGCCACAAGTGTGGCAGGGACCCCCTCACCACCCTCTCCTGTTTCTCTTGCAGGCCAACGTGGTCTGCATGGTGTACGATGTCACCAAGGAAGCCACCATTGACAAGGTAATGGGTCCCCACCACGGCcctgctccagtgctggggtttctgtgctgccctgtggtGTGGGCACGTACTGATGGCCCCTAGCCCTGTGGGATTTTGGGTCAGAGATTCCTGCTAGCAGAAGCTGAGTCCCACCCAAGGTTGTTACtcacagcaggacagcaggctTGTTGCATCCCGGTGCTGGCACCcagcgtccctggggctgctctgcctgctggtgTGAGGGGATGCTGGGGAGCAGATGGCTGCAGGGAATgttcctgcctgcctggagctgctctccctgcccagctgtgctcacagccctttccctctgctcacCTTCCAGATTCGCACAAAGTGGATCCCCATGGTCAACGGGGGACTTGAGAAGGGATCCAGGTACTGTGTGGGGTGTGATCTGGGGGTGCAGAATTGAGGGgttctgggggctgtggggtgcccACCATCCTCACCTCCTTCTGAGGGTACTgagagcaaaccagctttgtGGTTTGATCCAGGCTGGGTTGAATGGGAGCCATGGTCTAAtgggggtgtccctgcctatggcagggggtgggatgggatgagctttaaggttcctcccaaccaaaaccattccaGGACTGTGGTTTGTGGCCAGACCACTTAGAGCAGAAGCACAGGGGCACTTTCCTCCACCAGAGCTCCTGTTGAGGCAGGGGGTCACTGGGGAGGGATCCTTCTCCCCCCTTGATctcaggcaggcagggagaggaggctgcCAGGGGGGTGTGGGAGCACAGAAGCTTTAGTTTGTGTGTGGATCTCTTGGGCAGAAGGCTGTTGTGCTGGATTAAAGGCTTCTGAGCATATTGTTGCTGGGTGAAAGCATAAGCAGGATCAGGCAGTCTGTTTCTCCAGATGGATGCTCCCGGCTGTGGGAGGCAGGAAAGCTGCTCTGGACCTTGCAGAGGAGAGCTGGGGCCTCCCTGACCTGCCCATGGGAGCACCAATGGCTggcacagtgctgggagggctgACCTCACTTGTGCTCTGTGTCTTCTCCTAGAATCCCCATTATTTTAGTGGGAAACAAGTCTGACCTGCAGGTGGGCAGCTCCATGGAGGTCATCCTGCCCATCATGAACCAGTTCTCGGAGATTGAGACCTGTGTGGAGGtgagggggctggggggtgTGCAGGGCCTCCCTGAGGGGTGGGAATGCTGGTTTGGTGGGAATCAGGGagcccctgtgctcctggagagCTGCCCTGATGGTGTTGCTCTACACAAGTCCAGGGGTTGAGAGCCTGTCCTTTGGCCTTTCTGTCCTTTAACCCCTTGCCAAGGAGCAGCTTTCTGTGTCTGCCCTCTGTGGCTCTCTAGTTGGAGCTCCACACCAACCCTGTTGGTTCTGGGGCTGTGGAATGGGCACAGCAAAGCCAGAACAAAACCCCGGGGATTGCCCCTTTGGATTTTTCCTCATGGTGGAAAAATGTTGCTCTGGGTTTTGAGGCACAGTTAGTCTGGCTGGGGGAGATTGTATCatcctctctctcttcttctgaATCCCCAGTGCTCAGCCAAGAACCTCAAGAACATCTCTGAGCTCTTCTACTATGCCCAGAAAGCTGTGCTGCACCCCACTGCCCCGCTCTATGACCCAGAGGAGAAGCAGGTGGGTTCCTGGGGGAGTCTCCTTCCCtcacactgctctgggctggaggTTTTGGAATGCAGGTGGAGGGTTTGGGCTGGCACAGACAGGCCAAGGGAGCAGTGAATCCCATCTCCTGTGCTCAGTACACCTGCAGGGACTTGGGTGTGTTGGGGCAGAAGCCCTCATGCTCCAGATTGTGTGTTGGTTGTGGAGGGAAGGGTCAAGAAGAACAATTCCCCATGGATTGTCCTCTCTGActttagatgggatattaggaaaaatttcttcatggtaagggtggtcaggcactggcacaggtggAATGGTGGAGTCAGCATTCCTGGAAGGATTTAAAAGctctgtggatgtggcacttggggacgtgggctagtggtggccttggcagtgctgggggaacagCTGGACTCAGATCTTGGGGCAGTTTTCCAcccttaatgattccatgagtCCCACCTCCAAGGAGGCTGTGGTACAGGCCTAGAAGTGCAGGAAGGAGCCCTCTGagtgtggggctgcaggaggaagggccaggctgtggctggCCCTGTCATTGTCACCGTGGTTGGTCCTTGCAGCTCAAACCCGCCTGTGCTCGAGCGCTGACCCGCATCTTCAACCTCTCAGACCAGGACAACAACCAGATCCTCAGTGATGATGAGCTCAACTACTTCCAGGTagggtggctgcagagctgaggagtTCCCCAGTGCCTGGGATTCCCTTtccagcagaggagctgcccctcctggcacagccatcCCATTCCTGTTTGGTGtttctgtggcacagctgggtgcATCTCTGAGCATGTGGGGCTCCATCTTCCCAAGCTTGGGTTGTTTGCTCTGCAATGGGAAGACCAGGAGGCTCTGGAGGTGCTGAGAGCCCTGAATTATTGGGATGCTGAAGAACAGGGGTTTGGTCAAGGCATAAGACAGAAATCCATGAGCTGGGTGGATTTTCCCTCCCTGAAGCCCCATTCCTTGCcaagggagaggggacaggatTGTGCTCTCTGAGTGCTTTTCTGACAATGGTGTTCATTCTCTTGGGAGGCAGAAGTCTTGTTTTGGAAACCCCCTGGCTCCCCAGGCCCTGGAGGATGTGAAGATGGTTGTGTGGAAGAACACGACAGACGGGGTGCAGGACAACGGCCTCACCTTGAACGGTAACAGCCCAggggctccctgctcctccccagggtTGGGGGGATCCTCCTCCCTCAGCACATCCCAGGGGCTGCCCTTGGTCTGAGCCTCCTGGCCCAGTTAGTCCAGGCCTAGTTAGTCCCTGTTGTTAAAGCAAGCTGCTGTGGCTCTCTGACCCGGCAGTGTTTTCCCAGGGGAAGCATGGCTGAGGGGTGCACCCCTGAGCCTGAGCTGACTCCACTGAGCCCTGAGGCTGAGCTGACTCCCCTGTGGCTGAGCCCCCTGATCTCTCCTGCAGGCTTCCTCTTCCTCAACACCCTCTTCATCCAGAGGGGCCGGCACGAGACCACCTGGACCATCCTGCGCCGCTTCGGCTACGACGACGAGCTGGAGCTGACAGATGATTACCTGTACCCACAGtgagtgcccagggctggccagGGGCCACATCCCCCTGGTGCATggcccagcatccccagcaccctggctgcatcctccctgcagcccaggagctgctctggggtcaGGTTCACAGTGCTCACTttcccctggggcaggagctgacACGTGGGCTCAGGGACAAACACAGCACGCCTGGGGCTGCTGATTTAGGCAGACAGCAAGGTGGGGAATGAAATGCAGACTTGCCTTGACATCAGCAAGGGGTTCTTGgaggctgctgtgtgcctggctgAGCGAGGCACAGCGGCTCTGTCGGGAGCAGTGAGCTGTCAGCACAGCCCTCGTGGCGCATTGTGCAGCTCCTGtcttctctctgctccctgccactCTGGAGATGGGGAGCTGGCAGCAATGGAAGGGTTTGGCTTGGGAGCtgcctcctccttttcccagagagcaggctgcagggaggtgacagggacacgCTGGTGGATGGcacccagggcactgctgaagCCCTGGGCATGAGTCAAAGCGAGGGCACAGCATctcctgggctgcctgggatgtgCCAGGGAAAGGCCACTGTGCATCCTCAAGGGATTCTCCACTAAATAAAGGGGCTGTGTCAAGGAATAGCCAGGCCTGGAGGCAACAGCTGAccttgagcagggagggagtggGGAGCTGTTTCCCCTGGGTGAGATGTGCTCACATGCTGCCCTTCATTCAGGGCTTGAGGAGGTTCATTTGGGTGTCTGAACTGCAGAATAAGATATGAAAGATAAAAGGGAGGTTTTAGGTTGGGTAGTAGGAAAAATTTCTCTGCTGAAAGAGTTATGTTGGGCAGTAGGAAAAATTTCCTAGGTTTTCCTAGGTTTATGTTGGGTAGTAGGAAAAACTTCTCTGCTGaaaggcactggcacagctgcccagggcagtggtggagtcccccCATCACTGGAGGGATTCAAAGCTATGTAGatgtgttgaaagcgaagggagacgacccatctttGTTGATCAGCATTGAACTCCAGTTTATTGATCTCACTCACACACTTTTATAgtggtgttaattaagcttataCATATTACAAAATCCGAGCTCATCATAGGTCACAGATTAtacaccaacccctccttttgttttcaatacctgtggtttgttattgaaaccaagatttgtgttctcaccctgatatgaaagttctcaaggcctccgTGTTTTGTCAACTTCTGCTTTCCCAAAACTTATCCAAGGACaagatatttacttgttattaaaaacaacctgagaacttctgctgtttacatAAACATGCCTGAGAacttttgttgtttacagaaacaggctgtgagaatttgctcctcacagctgccttttaagcCATCTCTGAGCAGAATTCTCCAGcatagatgtggcacttgggaacATGGGTCAATGATAGCCTTGACAGTGTTGGAGCAGTTGGACTCAATCagagagggcttttccaacctaagtaATTCCATGATTTTCCCAACAGGATCCGTGTGCCCCCTGGCTGCTCCACAGAGCTCAACCACTTGGGATACCAGTTCCTGCAGAGGCTCTTTGAGAAGCATGACaaggtgggcagcagggcagcggctgcagggcaggggctgcacacctgtgcacagctgctccccTAACCCCcctctgtgccagggagcaCCAGGGAAAGGCTTTCCTCTGCCACAGCATTCCCTCTTTGGAGGCTGTGGGAGCAAGAAGAGGCCACAGCAAGCTGTAGGTGGTCTGATGGCCTGTCAGGGACGTGGGGTTTGGTCACTACTCTGGGCCAAGAGACAGTTTGGACTTTGAGGGACTGGGTCTGAGTTGGCATCAAGCTGGCATGCTCCttgtgcctggctgcagcaggcagggaggcagggagtTGGACAGGGAGGCAGGGAATTGGGCAGGGAGGGAGTTGGGCAGGGAAGCAGAGGATTGGGTAGAGAGGCAGGGAgttgggcagggagggagggagttgggcagggaggcagggaattgggcagggaggcaggcagggaagcgggcacagctgctggccagcagcCATGGACCAAACACCAGCATCTGCCAGCCTGGTGGagggctgccaggctggagagagggagagaaagcaaCACATTTGTGCCAAACTCAGGCTCTTGGAGAGTGGGAGAAAGGGATGTATTGGATCAGCATGCACCTGCTCAGACTGGCTATTCAGATGTTGATGTGCATCTGGGGAATGGCAGCTCTGTGACAACGGGCAGTGGCTCAGGAATGGCAGCAGAGAGTGGACACACATCCCTGTGTGTCCAGATCAGCTCTGTAGCCATGGGGAATGGCAGAACTGAATGGATGCACATCCCTGGGTGCCCAGGTGCCAGCAGGTCCtcctcaggcacagcagcctgagTGCTGAGTGCTGTGGAAGGCCAGGCTGGCCTGAtgcaggctgctgtgggacagctgGCTCCAGGAGtgccagcaacagcagctcagggctgtggggtgggcGTGGACaatcctgcctggctgcagctgcaatCCCACGGCCTGTTTGCTGCTGTGCAGCGCTGGAGTCCCTGAGGCTCTGAGCTCGCCCAGCTCCGGCCTCGCTGCGGCCGATCGATCCCTGCCATTGACAGATCCCTGTGACAGTGCACAGCAGGGAGGTGGCCCGTGTGGCAGGGCCCCCCgtgggcacaggctgggccCTGCCTCCCCTGGTGACTCCCCTGTGTGTTTTGGCAGGACCAGGATGGAGCCCTGTcgcacacagagctgcagaactTCTTCAACGTGTTCCCCTGCGTGCCCTGGGGCCCCGAGCTCTACAACACGGTATGCACCACTGATAAAGGCCTGCTTTCCCTGCATGGATTCCTCTGCCAGTGGACGTAAGCTCAGTCCCTCTCCCTGGCCCTTGCTCACCTCACTGAGCCCTtgctgaccctgctgctgtgctctgtctctgcaggctcGTGGCTTACCTGGACGTGCGGCACTGCCTGGAGTGCCTGGGCTACCTGGGCTACCCCATCCTCTCGGAGCAGGACTCCCAGACCCAAGCCCTCACAGGTACAGCCATGCCCTCCCCTTCTGTCACAGCTTGGGTCCCTCCTGGCTCTCACCAccctctctgctgccagtgACCCGGGAGAAGAGGATTGACCTGGAGAAGGGGCAGACCCAGAGGAATGTGTTCCTGTGCAAGGTGCTGGGAGCGCGGGGCGCAGGCAAGTCTGCCTTCCTGCAGGCCTTCCTCGGCAGGAGCCTGGCGGTGagtggctgctccctgcctggccacgctcccaggatggagcaggaggcacagctgggggtCCTGGAGCCATCTGTCCCTTGGTGGCAcctccctgcccctggccaggcccctctgtgtgctgccctccctgcccatgcTCCACACCCCTCTATGCTGGTGGCTTTGGTGTCCTTATTGTGGGTAAAGCAGTGGGTCTGCTCCCTCTGCttgtccctttccctgctctgaccTGACTTTCACTGCCTGTTAGGAGCAGCCCCACATCCCATGCCAGGCCCTGGCTGCCCTTCAGgccaggggggctcagggcagggtgaAACAGTCCCTCACCCAGCACTGCTTGGGTCTCCACAACCTGAGATGCTGTTTTCCTTGTGACAGGCCCAGAAGGAGAAGCCAGGAAAGCCATCCCTCTACACCATCAACACAGTGCAGGTCAATGGCCAGGAGAAATACCTCATAGTAAgtgtgggagggcagggaatTGTGCCTGGCTCTTAGCATGGCTGGGCTGTCCCCATACCCTGGCAcatggggctgggctgtgcctgtggctgtgctggcactgtccttgtgctgctgtgaggagcagctgagccctgggaccctgcagtgccacattgctgtcccctgtgctgcagctgtccGAGGTCAGTGCTGACAGCACCTTCTCCAAGCCGTCGGACACCGCCTGCGACGTCGCCTGcttcatctacagcctgagcGACCCCAAATCCTTCAGCTACTGTGCCAGCATCTACAAGGTACCTGGCAGGGACCCTGGGGGCCTTCACAGaggtcctgggcagcccaggggtCCTGTTAGACCTcaccaggggcacaggggacatcagcctctcctggggttGGTCCCTAACCCCTCGCTGGGGTTTCTGTCTCTGCAGCAACACTACGTGGACAGCCAGATCCCCTGTGTGTTCGTGGCCTCCAAGACAGACCTGCCAGaagccagccagcagccagggctcttCCCAGCTGAGTTCTGCTACAAGCACTGCCTCCCTCCacccttccccttctcctgccacagccagggaccacccagcactgctgtctACACCAAACTGgccactgctgccaccttcCCGTTAGTATCCTTCCCATGGggggctgtgtcccagccctgcctctgccacaTTGCTTTTGCTTTGGTTTCTCTGCAGCTTTTGGTGTCATCTAGggcatgcagtgacaggacaaggggggatGGCCTTAAGCTGAAGGAAGACAGGATTAGaggggatattgggaaggaattgttccctgtgaggatgggcaggccctggcacagggtgcccagagcagctctggctgctcctggatccctggcagtgcccaaggccaggctgggcagggctgggagcagcctgggacagtgggaggtgtccctgcccatggcaggggtaaaatgagatgagctttaatgtTCCTTTCCAatcaaaccattccaggattctgtgattctgtgatctgctTATACAAGTAATTGAAACAGAAAAGCCACTTCTTCTCTAATTGCAGAGGGGGGAGGttttctgctgcctgtgtgtATGTCTCTGGCAGATTTAGTAGATAGATCCTGCCACAGGAGTGTTTATTTTTGAAGCCTAAGATAAAAAATGCTGAAGAGGAGTAGCCAGCTTAGTTTGCCAAGGCCCACGGGGGGGGTGGCAGCTATTTTCTCCCGATGAGATGgatcaggctggaaaagaggtCAGTGAAGCCAGACCTCTGTCACACAGAGAAACTGCACCCCAGAGGGCTTGGGAATGGGGTAGGACAGCACCAGGCTGGTCACAGGAGGTGAGGGGGGCTCTGAGGAGAGAGGAGGCTCCCTGTGAGTGGAATCactctgctccagggctgggcag
Coding sequences:
- the RHOT2 gene encoding mitochondrial Rho GTPase 2 isoform X1 is translated as MKRDVRILLLGEAQVGKTSLIMALVGEEFPEEVPPRAEEITIPADVTPEKVPTHIVDYSESEQTEEELQEEIAKANVVCMVYDVTKEATIDKIRTKWIPMVNGGLEKGSRIPIILVGNKSDLQVGSSMEVILPIMNQFSEIETCVECSAKNLKNISELFYYAQKAVLHPTAPLYDPEEKQLKPACARALTRIFNLSDQDNNQILSDDELNYFQKSCFGNPLAPQALEDVKMVVWKNTTDGVQDNGLTLNGFLFLNTLFIQRGRHETTWTILRRFGYDDELELTDDYLYPQIRVPPGCSTELNHLGYQFLQRLFEKHDKDQDGALSHTELQNFFNVFPCVPWGPELYNTVCTTDKGLLSLHGFLCQWTLVAYLDVRHCLECLGYLGYPILSEQDSQTQALTVTREKRIDLEKGQTQRNVFLCKVLGARGAGKSAFLQAFLGRSLAAQKEKPGKPSLYTINTVQVNGQEKYLILSEVSADSTFSKPSDTACDVACFIYSLSDPKSFSYCASIYKQHYVDSQIPCVFVASKTDLPEASQQPGLFPAEFCYKHCLPPPFPFSCHSQGPPSTAVYTKLATAATFPHLNAVELGVASFWLRVALGAAVTALVGFTLYRLLAKNK
- the RHOT2 gene encoding mitochondrial Rho GTPase 2 isoform X2 — encoded protein: MALVGEEFPEEVPPRAEEITIPADVTPEKVPTHIVDYSESEQTEEELQEEIAKANVVCMVYDVTKEATIDKIRTKWIPMVNGGLEKGSRIPIILVGNKSDLQVGSSMEVILPIMNQFSEIETCVECSAKNLKNISELFYYAQKAVLHPTAPLYDPEEKQLKPACARALTRIFNLSDQDNNQILSDDELNYFQKSCFGNPLAPQALEDVKMVVWKNTTDGVQDNGLTLNGFLFLNTLFIQRGRHETTWTILRRFGYDDELELTDDYLYPQIRVPPGCSTELNHLGYQFLQRLFEKHDKDQDGALSHTELQNFFNVFPCVPWGPELYNTVCTTDKGLLSLHGFLCQWTLVAYLDVRHCLECLGYLGYPILSEQDSQTQALTVTREKRIDLEKGQTQRNVFLCKVLGARGAGKSAFLQAFLGRSLAAQKEKPGKPSLYTINTVQVNGQEKYLILSEVSADSTFSKPSDTACDVACFIYSLSDPKSFSYCASIYKQHYVDSQIPCVFVASKTDLPEASQQPGLFPAEFCYKHCLPPPFPFSCHSQGPPSTAVYTKLATAATFPHLNAVELGVASFWLRVALGAAVTALVGFTLYRLLAKNK